A single genomic interval of Halorubrum aethiopicum harbors:
- a CDS encoding WD40/YVTN/BNR-like repeat-containing protein: MTLLIGTDEGLYRADDVPFDRDDLELVLDCGVVTAVKSWDHTAGVFVASSTGAYRSVDGGETWTDLEVPLGDRFWHAGQSEVWAILATADGALYAGTNDPYLFRSVDGGETWTEQKGFRELPSRGHWESPIDPHYARLRALETVPGRPDHLIAGVEAGGIHVSRDGGRTWSDHRDAIVDDVHQVLPISEDVWLAATGYLDHDLENLGLGHAVGEGGLWRTTDAGESWTRIDAGNDFSYVRRVFVHDGRVIFCGGEEAPPAWVNDDHGVALFESTNFGRDFERVPFPGEPHEVIETWAVHDGDVVCGSGLFDVPDQRDDVEGRIMRRVAGGGDGTDDGPTYETVGRVDANVSRIEVV, from the coding sequence ATGACACTTTTGATCGGGACAGACGAGGGCCTGTACCGAGCCGACGACGTACCGTTCGACCGCGACGACCTCGAACTCGTTCTCGACTGCGGCGTGGTCACCGCCGTGAAGTCGTGGGACCACACCGCGGGGGTGTTCGTCGCGTCCTCGACGGGCGCGTACCGCTCGGTCGACGGCGGCGAGACGTGGACGGACCTGGAGGTCCCGCTCGGCGACCGCTTCTGGCACGCCGGGCAGAGCGAGGTGTGGGCGATCCTCGCGACCGCGGACGGCGCGCTGTACGCCGGCACCAACGACCCCTACCTCTTCCGCTCGGTCGACGGCGGCGAGACGTGGACCGAACAGAAGGGGTTCCGCGAGCTCCCCTCTCGGGGCCACTGGGAGTCGCCGATCGACCCGCACTACGCGCGCCTGCGCGCACTGGAAACGGTCCCCGGCCGCCCGGACCACCTGATCGCGGGCGTCGAGGCCGGCGGGATCCACGTCAGCCGCGACGGCGGCCGCACCTGGTCCGACCACCGGGACGCCATCGTCGACGACGTCCACCAGGTCCTCCCGATCTCGGAGGACGTCTGGCTGGCGGCGACCGGCTACCTCGACCACGACCTCGAGAACCTCGGGCTCGGTCACGCGGTCGGCGAGGGCGGCCTCTGGCGGACGACCGACGCCGGCGAGTCCTGGACCCGGATCGACGCCGGCAACGACTTCTCGTACGTCCGGCGCGTGTTCGTCCACGACGGCCGGGTGATCTTCTGCGGCGGCGAGGAGGCACCCCCCGCCTGGGTGAACGACGACCACGGGGTCGCGCTGTTCGAGTCGACGAACTTCGGCCGCGACTTCGAGCGGGTTCCATTCCCCGGGGAACCCCACGAGGTGATCGAGACGTGGGCCGTCCACGACGGCGACGTGGTCTGCGGCTCCGGCCTCTTCGACGTGCCCGACCAGCGCGACGACGTCGAGGGGCGGATCATGCGCCGCGTCGCCGGCGGCGGCGACGGGACGGACGACGGCCCGACCTACGAGACGGTCGGTCGCGTCGACGCGAACGTCAGCCGGATCGAGGTGGTCTGA
- a CDS encoding CobW family GTP-binding protein → MSDRIPVTVLSGSLGAGKTTLLNHLLSNAGDREIAVLVNDMGDVNVDAELIAEGSELDVDDGVTELSNGCICCELQDDLETAVVRLANERSFDHLVVESSGISEPAPVARLFTTESRAAARYRVDALVTVLDTRLFLDSFSDAEDLERRGTDAEGRPLSDLLVEQVEVSNVVLLNKADLCTDAELERAEELVAALQPDAETIRTEFSAVDPDRLLAVDLFDERAVSTLPGWKRALEDEGHGGHGTRDADDDDTGDDAHDDDDHAHGDDDHGHRHPDEVYGVTSFTYRRRRPFHPERIAAVLRDLPEGVVRSKGTLWIAGNEVRQQVGQAGPSVRVTAPGPWIASRPPVERDMLRSNRPDLEWHEDHGDRETAYVVIGTEFDEADLRGRLDDALVTDEEWARVEAGEDFDAADPFPTEGGEEVVLREP, encoded by the coding sequence ATGAGCGACCGGATCCCGGTGACCGTGCTGTCGGGCAGCCTCGGGGCGGGCAAGACGACCCTCCTCAACCACCTGCTCTCGAACGCGGGCGACCGCGAGATCGCCGTGCTCGTCAACGACATGGGCGACGTGAACGTCGACGCGGAGCTGATCGCGGAGGGGTCCGAACTCGACGTCGACGACGGGGTCACGGAGCTGTCGAACGGCTGTATCTGCTGTGAGCTCCAGGACGACCTCGAGACCGCCGTGGTGCGGCTCGCGAACGAGCGCTCCTTCGACCACCTCGTCGTCGAGTCGTCGGGGATCTCCGAACCCGCGCCGGTCGCCCGGCTGTTCACGACCGAGTCGCGGGCGGCCGCCCGCTATCGCGTGGACGCGCTCGTGACCGTGCTCGACACCCGGCTGTTCCTCGACTCCTTCTCCGACGCCGAGGACCTCGAGCGCCGCGGCACCGACGCGGAGGGTCGTCCCCTCTCCGATCTCCTCGTCGAGCAGGTCGAGGTCTCGAACGTCGTCCTCCTCAACAAGGCCGACCTGTGTACCGACGCGGAGCTCGAGCGCGCCGAGGAGCTCGTGGCCGCGCTCCAGCCGGACGCGGAGACGATCCGCACCGAGTTCTCCGCCGTCGACCCCGACCGACTGCTCGCCGTCGACCTCTTCGACGAGCGGGCGGTGTCGACGCTCCCCGGCTGGAAGCGCGCGCTGGAGGACGAGGGACACGGGGGTCACGGGACGCGAGACGCCGACGATGACGATACCGGCGACGATGCCCACGATGACGACGACCATGCCCACGGCGACGACGACCACGGACACCGCCACCCCGACGAGGTGTACGGCGTCACCTCGTTCACGTATCGCCGCCGTCGCCCGTTCCACCCCGAGCGGATCGCGGCGGTCCTCCGGGACCTCCCCGAGGGCGTCGTTCGTTCGAAGGGAACCCTCTGGATCGCGGGCAACGAGGTCCGTCAGCAGGTTGGCCAGGCCGGACCGTCGGTCCGGGTGACCGCGCCGGGGCCGTGGATCGCGAGCCGGCCGCCGGTCGAACGCGACATGCTCCGGTCGAACCGTCCCGACCTCGAGTGGCACGAGGACCACGGCGACCGCGAGACGGCCTACGTCGTCATCGGGACCGAGTTCGACGAGGCGGACCTCCGCGGTCGGCTCGACGACGCGCTCGTCACCGACGAGGAGTGGGCGCGGGTCGAGGCCGGCGAGGACTTCGACGCGGCCGACCCGTTCCCGACCGAGGGCGGCGAGGAGGTCGTCCTCCGGGAGCCGTAG
- a CDS encoding DUF7569 family protein: MSDAPTTEPCDACGEPTTDALARTVRLSVDRANIDTQRLCPECFADWIQRYQAEMGDGGDSTDGSDSEIIVD; the protein is encoded by the coding sequence ATGAGCGACGCGCCGACGACCGAACCCTGCGACGCCTGCGGGGAGCCGACGACGGACGCGCTCGCCCGGACGGTTCGACTCAGCGTCGACCGGGCGAACATCGACACCCAGCGGCTCTGCCCCGAGTGTTTCGCCGACTGGATCCAGCGGTACCAGGCGGAGATGGGCGACGGCGGCGACTCGACGGACGGGTCCGACTCCGAGATCATCGTCGACTGA
- a CDS encoding DUF2073 domain-containing protein, with amino-acid sequence MPGATPDVDGGDDPADDGVRIDMISGARMEGLTSMEKIRLILDGVREGNIVILEEGLSPDEESKLIEVTMTEISPDDFTGIEIETYPKPDSGSQSFLDRLMGRESTQKLTVIGPANRIETLHKDENLISTLVSRK; translated from the coding sequence ATGCCGGGTGCCACTCCGGACGTCGACGGCGGCGACGACCCCGCCGACGACGGCGTCCGCATCGACATGATAAGCGGGGCCCGGATGGAGGGGCTCACGAGCATGGAGAAGATCCGGCTCATCCTCGACGGGGTCCGCGAGGGCAACATCGTCATCCTCGAGGAGGGGCTCTCGCCCGACGAGGAGTCGAAGCTCATCGAGGTGACGATGACCGAGATCAGCCCGGACGACTTCACCGGCATCGAGATCGAGACGTACCCCAAACCGGACTCCGGGAGCCAGAGCTTCCTCGACAGGCTGATGGGACGCGAGTCGACACAGAAACTCACCGTCATCGGCCCGGCCAACCGGATCGAGACGCTTCACAAGGACGAGAACCTGATCAGCACGCTCGTCTCCAGGAAATAA
- a CDS encoding helix-turn-helix domain-containing protein: MTVRTEFRLRSAALPLVSIPATLPPEEIECTHALCLEPDARVFHVEIDAEHDVSEAELDALEEVVTVTPLGERRERSAFKLTVELDDAIAPAFDPERFDGAKMKSTTITADGWRETKEFRDYETFHDFHTTFENHGISVDLISITSDQFPPNDAARDGLTDRQREALELAVSRGYYESPRQVTAAELAEELDISQPSLSSLLRRGERRLLTASLEGRAPDIAESS; the protein is encoded by the coding sequence ATGACCGTCAGAACGGAATTTCGGCTTCGTTCGGCCGCGCTCCCGCTCGTCAGCATCCCGGCGACCCTCCCGCCCGAGGAGATCGAGTGTACCCACGCGCTCTGTCTCGAGCCGGACGCGCGGGTGTTTCACGTCGAGATCGACGCCGAACACGACGTTTCCGAGGCGGAACTCGACGCGCTCGAGGAGGTCGTCACGGTGACGCCGCTCGGAGAGCGGCGGGAGCGATCGGCGTTCAAGCTCACGGTCGAACTCGACGACGCGATCGCGCCGGCGTTCGACCCCGAGCGATTCGACGGTGCGAAGATGAAGTCCACGACCATCACCGCGGACGGGTGGCGCGAGACGAAGGAGTTCAGAGACTACGAGACGTTCCACGACTTCCACACTACCTTCGAGAACCACGGGATATCGGTCGATCTGATCTCGATCACGTCCGACCAGTTCCCGCCCAACGACGCGGCGAGGGACGGGCTGACGGACCGACAGCGGGAGGCGCTGGAGCTCGCGGTCTCTCGCGGCTACTACGAGAGCCCGCGACAGGTCACGGCCGCGGAGCTCGCCGAGGAGCTGGACATCTCCCAGCCGTCCCTGTCGAGTCTGCTTCGGCGTGGCGAGCGTCGGCTCCTCACCGCCTCGCTCGAGGGACGAGCGCCCGACATCGCCGAGTCCTCCTGA
- the thrC gene encoding threonine synthase — protein sequence MSLAIDAATPDAPDCADDGTWLACIACGETFAPFEEVRYTCDDCDGLLEVRYADPPTFDEFGAGASTDGPDRGVWRYREGLPFDLGVTLPEGDTPLHRVPRIEESVGVDALRIKHEGMNPTGSFKDRGMTVGVRVAEELGVGALACASTGNTSAALAAYGGRGGMETLVLLPQGKVAAGKVAQASLHGARILEVDGNFDACLDIVQALAARGEAYLLNSLNPFRLEGQKTIGFEILEEFYADYGTFPDRIVLPVGNAGNTSALYKGFRELVQSSALSVEEVPKLTGVQAEGAAPMVEAIEEGNDEVRRWEEVETRATAIRIGNPVNAPKAIPGIRNTGGTAVAVSDDEITEAQRQLAGEGVGVEPASAASLAGLKKLRREGVVDADERVVCLTTGHLLKDPDAAYEAGGDPEPVPNDVDAVVEHLDG from the coding sequence ATGAGCCTCGCCATCGACGCCGCGACTCCCGACGCGCCCGACTGTGCGGACGACGGGACCTGGCTCGCCTGTATCGCCTGCGGCGAGACGTTCGCCCCGTTCGAGGAGGTCCGGTACACCTGCGACGACTGCGACGGCCTGCTCGAGGTCCGCTACGCCGACCCGCCGACGTTCGACGAGTTCGGCGCGGGCGCATCCACGGACGGCCCCGACCGTGGCGTGTGGCGCTACCGCGAGGGACTCCCCTTCGACCTGGGCGTCACGCTCCCCGAGGGCGACACCCCGCTCCACCGCGTCCCCCGGATCGAGGAGTCGGTGGGCGTCGACGCGCTCCGGATCAAACACGAGGGGATGAACCCCACCGGATCGTTCAAGGACCGCGGGATGACGGTCGGCGTCCGGGTCGCGGAGGAGCTCGGCGTCGGCGCGCTCGCCTGCGCCTCCACCGGCAACACCTCGGCCGCGCTCGCGGCCTACGGCGGCCGCGGCGGGATGGAGACGCTCGTGTTGCTCCCGCAGGGGAAGGTCGCCGCCGGCAAGGTCGCGCAGGCGAGCCTCCACGGCGCGCGCATCCTCGAGGTCGACGGCAACTTCGACGCCTGCCTCGACATCGTCCAGGCGCTCGCCGCCCGCGGCGAGGCGTACCTGCTCAACTCGCTGAACCCGTTCCGCCTGGAGGGCCAGAAGACGATCGGCTTCGAGATCTTAGAGGAGTTCTACGCCGACTACGGGACGTTCCCCGACCGGATCGTCCTCCCCGTCGGCAACGCGGGCAACACCTCGGCGCTGTACAAGGGGTTCCGAGAGCTGGTCCAGTCCAGCGCGCTCTCGGTGGAGGAGGTGCCCAAACTGACGGGCGTTCAGGCCGAGGGGGCCGCGCCGATGGTCGAGGCGATCGAGGAGGGCAACGACGAGGTCCGCCGCTGGGAGGAGGTCGAGACGCGCGCGACCGCGATCCGCATCGGCAACCCGGTCAACGCGCCGAAGGCCATCCCCGGCATCCGAAACACCGGCGGCACCGCCGTCGCCGTGAGCGACGACGAGATCACCGAGGCGCAGCGCCAGCTCGCGGGCGAGGGCGTCGGCGTCGAGCCCGCCTCCGCGGCGAGTCTCGCCGGGTTGAAGAAGCTCCGCCGCGAGGGCGTCGTCGACGCCGACGAGCGGGTGGTCTGTCTCACGACCGGCCACCTGCTGAAGGACCCGGACGCCGCCTACGAGGCCGGCGGCGACCCCGAGCCCGTCCCCAACGACGTCGACGCGGTGGTCGAGCACCTGGACGGGTAG
- a CDS encoding TatD family hydrolase translates to MPASDPPTSSPTRRPTDAAYLAERSPETTDGGSLPDLPSELLNLPWIDPHNHAQTLSWSDRERYALSGCRSMLMVSSGYHWTPYKPVEASDVRFLWDDAINRRRAIERNHFFEAKLGLGVHTGVRIEDPDEVLAAMDDYCALEEVVAVGETGVTPSQHVERWDVDEQQAVVEAQMELAAEHDLPVLLHTPNTSGESKREYRDDLGVTPGYEKNAGLGAEPVLDGENPALEAVKRDLEAARDAGLDEERIVASHADANNVDYLMAETDCYLSFTIGHSWLIGVDAADVANAIDEYGPERITVDTDCANVLRTDPYAVKRAVFELYRYGIDVDDIRTVVYENPRDVFGLAE, encoded by the coding sequence ATGCCCGCGTCCGACCCCCCCACGTCCAGTCCGACGAGGCGACCGACCGACGCCGCGTACCTCGCCGAGCGGTCGCCCGAGACGACCGACGGCGGATCGCTGCCGGACCTCCCGTCCGAACTGCTGAATCTGCCGTGGATCGACCCGCACAACCACGCGCAGACGCTCTCGTGGTCGGACCGCGAGCGGTACGCGCTCTCCGGCTGTCGGTCGATGCTGATGGTGTCGTCGGGGTACCACTGGACCCCGTACAAGCCCGTCGAGGCGAGCGACGTTCGGTTCCTGTGGGACGACGCGATCAACCGGAGACGGGCCATCGAGCGCAACCACTTCTTCGAGGCGAAACTGGGGCTCGGCGTCCACACGGGCGTCCGGATCGAGGACCCCGACGAAGTCCTGGCGGCGATGGACGACTACTGCGCGCTCGAGGAGGTCGTCGCCGTCGGCGAGACGGGCGTGACGCCGAGCCAGCACGTCGAGCGCTGGGACGTCGACGAACAGCAGGCGGTCGTCGAAGCGCAGATGGAACTCGCCGCCGAGCACGACCTCCCCGTCCTCCTCCACACGCCGAACACGTCGGGCGAATCGAAACGCGAGTACCGCGACGACCTCGGCGTCACGCCCGGCTACGAGAAGAACGCGGGGCTCGGCGCGGAGCCAGTCCTCGACGGCGAGAACCCGGCGCTGGAGGCCGTAAAGCGAGACCTCGAGGCGGCCCGCGACGCCGGGCTCGACGAGGAGCGGATCGTCGCCTCGCACGCGGACGCGAACAACGTCGACTACCTCATGGCGGAGACGGACTGCTACCTGAGTTTCACCATCGGCCACTCGTGGCTGATCGGCGTCGACGCCGCGGACGTCGCGAACGCCATCGACGAGTACGGCCCCGAGCGGATCACCGTCGACACCGACTGCGCGAACGTGCTCCGGACCGACCCGTACGCGGTGAAGCGGGCCGTCTTCGAGCTGTACCGCTACGGGATCGACGTCGACGACATCCGCACCGTCGTGTACGAGAACCCGCGGGACGTGTTCGGGCTGGCGGAGTAG
- a CDS encoding DoxX family protein, translated as MGDESDPAADPAERRDLPSLLGRSLYGGVLAYMAVDGFRNNDKRVAIAEEKGVPVPDLLVPFVTGMLFVANLGILLWRLPRAAAGALVVFFLGTTPAIHDFWNMEGKERQGNKINFLKNLALLGAAFVFLDAASDRDEE; from the coding sequence ATGGGTGACGAGAGCGACCCGGCGGCGGATCCCGCGGAGCGTCGCGACCTCCCCTCGCTTCTCGGCCGGTCGCTGTACGGCGGCGTCCTCGCGTACATGGCCGTCGACGGCTTCCGGAACAACGACAAGCGCGTCGCGATCGCCGAAGAGAAGGGCGTCCCGGTGCCGGATCTGCTCGTTCCCTTCGTCACCGGCATGCTGTTCGTCGCCAACCTCGGGATCCTCCTCTGGCGGCTTCCCCGGGCGGCCGCGGGTGCGCTGGTCGTCTTCTTTCTGGGGACGACGCCCGCCATCCACGACTTCTGGAACATGGAGGGGAAGGAGCGTCAGGGCAACAAGATCAACTTCCTGAAGAACCTCGCGCTGCTCGGTGCCGCCTTCGTCTTCCTCGACGCCGCGAGCGACCGCGACGAGGAGTGA
- a CDS encoding aspartate kinase gives MRVVAKFGGTSLGSGDRIDRAADSVANAVEAGHEIAVVASAMGSTTDDLLDDITFDTNDADRAEIVSMGERTSVRMLKAALSVRDIDAVFLEPGHPDWPVITNELGEVDVEETRRRAEALAERLDGVVPIITGFLAEDHDGNVTTLGRGGSDTTAVMLGNYMNADEVVIVTDVEGVMTGDPRVVEGARNVGRITVDELRNLSFRGAEVVAPSALSYKSEELAVRVVHYQHGDLLRGGTRIEGQFENLIDMRETPLACLTVAGRAIRNRPGILSNLSDGLQREEINIDAVASGMDSVTFYVDVEVAEHAEAVLHETVVEDETLSSVTVDDPIAVIRVTGGELPNQSGVIQEIIGPLAEEGINIIDLITSATSVAVFVAWDDREAALEIVQSCFD, from the coding sequence ATGCGCGTAGTCGCGAAGTTCGGCGGGACGAGCCTCGGGAGCGGCGACCGGATCGACCGCGCCGCCGACTCGGTCGCCAACGCGGTCGAGGCCGGCCACGAGATCGCCGTCGTCGCGAGCGCGATGGGATCGACCACCGACGACCTCCTCGACGACATCACCTTCGACACCAACGACGCGGACCGCGCGGAGATCGTCTCGATGGGCGAGCGGACCAGCGTCCGCATGCTGAAGGCCGCCCTCTCGGTCCGCGACATCGACGCGGTCTTCCTCGAGCCCGGCCACCCCGACTGGCCGGTGATCACGAACGAGCTCGGCGAGGTCGACGTCGAGGAGACGCGCCGGCGCGCCGAGGCGCTCGCCGAACGGCTCGACGGCGTCGTCCCGATCATCACGGGCTTCCTCGCCGAGGACCACGACGGCAACGTCACCACCCTCGGCCGCGGGGGATCGGACACCACGGCGGTCATGCTCGGCAACTACATGAACGCCGACGAGGTCGTCATCGTCACCGACGTCGAGGGCGTGATGACGGGCGACCCGCGGGTCGTCGAGGGGGCCCGAAACGTCGGCCGGATCACCGTCGACGAGCTCCGGAACCTCTCGTTCCGCGGTGCCGAGGTCGTCGCCCCGTCCGCGCTGTCGTACAAGAGCGAGGAGCTCGCGGTCCGCGTCGTCCACTACCAACACGGCGACCTGCTCAGGGGCGGCACGCGGATCGAGGGGCAGTTCGAGAACCTCATCGACATGCGCGAGACGCCGCTCGCGTGTCTCACCGTCGCCGGCAGGGCGATCCGCAACCGACCGGGGATCCTCTCGAATCTCTCGGACGGCCTCCAGCGCGAGGAGATCAACATCGACGCGGTCGCCTCCGGGATGGACTCGGTCACCTTCTACGTCGACGTCGAGGTCGCCGAGCACGCCGAGGCGGTGTTACACGAGACGGTCGTCGAGGACGAGACGCTCTCGTCGGTGACCGTCGACGACCCGATCGCGGTCATCCGCGTGACCGGCGGCGAGCTCCCGAACCAGTCGGGCGTCATCCAGGAGATCATCGGGCCGCTCGCCGAGGAGGGGATCAACATCATCGACCTCATCACGAGCGCGACCTCCGTCGCGGTGTTCGTCGCCTGGGACGACCGCGAGGCGGCCCTGGAGATCGTCCAGTCCTGTTTCGACTGA
- a CDS encoding Era-like GTP-binding protein, whose translation MGLLTSLKDSISRVTDGLFAADEPKRIGIYGPPNAGKTTLANRIARDWTGDAVGPESHIPHETRRARRKENVEIERNGRKVTIDIVDTPGVTTKVDYKEFLDHDMDKEDAVRRSREATEGVAEAMHWLREDVDGVIYVLDSTTDPFTQVNTMLIGIIESQDLPALILANKTDLPESDVQQIANAFPQHETIPLSALEGENMDEVYTKIAEYFG comes from the coding sequence ATGGGATTGTTAACGAGCCTCAAAGACAGCATATCACGGGTCACGGACGGACTGTTCGCGGCCGACGAGCCCAAGCGAATCGGGATCTACGGACCGCCGAACGCCGGAAAGACGACCCTCGCGAACCGTATCGCACGCGACTGGACCGGCGACGCCGTCGGCCCCGAGAGCCACATTCCACACGAAACCAGGCGGGCCCGACGGAAGGAGAACGTCGAGATCGAACGGAACGGCCGGAAGGTCACGATCGACATCGTCGACACGCCGGGCGTGACGACGAAGGTGGACTACAAGGAGTTCCTCGACCACGACATGGACAAGGAGGACGCCGTCCGCCGGTCCCGCGAGGCGACCGAGGGCGTCGCGGAGGCGATGCACTGGCTCCGCGAGGACGTCGACGGCGTCATCTACGTGCTCGACTCCACGACGGACCCGTTCACGCAGGTGAACACGATGCTCATCGGGATCATCGAGTCACAGGACCTCCCGGCGCTCATCCTCGCGAACAAGACGGACCTCCCCGAGTCGGACGTCCAGCAGATCGCCAACGCGTTCCCCCAACACGAGACCATCCCGCTGTCGGCGTTGGAGGGCGAGAACATGGACGAAGTGTACACGAAGATCGCGGAGTACTTCGGATAA
- the sod gene encoding superoxide dismutase codes for MADYELDPLPYEYDALEPHISEQVLEWHHDTHHQGYVNGWNSAEETLEANREEGDFSSSGGAIRNVTHNSSGHILHDLFWQNMSPEGGDEPTGALADRIEEDFGSYEAWKGEFEAAASAAGGWALLVYDTFSNQLRNVVVDKHDQGAIWGGHPILALDVWEHSYYHDYGPARGEFVDNFFEVVDWEEPAARYEQAVELFE; via the coding sequence ATGGCAGACTACGAACTCGATCCGCTTCCGTACGAGTACGACGCGCTGGAACCGCACATCTCCGAGCAGGTGCTCGAATGGCACCACGACACCCACCACCAGGGGTACGTAAACGGGTGGAACTCGGCCGAGGAGACGCTCGAGGCCAACCGCGAGGAGGGTGACTTCTCCTCGTCGGGCGGCGCGATCCGCAACGTGACCCACAACTCCTCGGGGCACATCCTCCACGACCTGTTCTGGCAGAACATGTCGCCGGAGGGCGGCGACGAGCCCACCGGGGCGCTCGCCGACCGCATCGAGGAGGACTTCGGCTCCTACGAGGCCTGGAAGGGCGAGTTCGAGGCGGCGGCCTCCGCGGCGGGCGGCTGGGCGCTGTTAGTCTACGACACGTTCTCGAACCAACTCCGCAACGTCGTGGTCGACAAACACGACCAGGGCGCGATCTGGGGCGGTCACCCGATCCTCGCGCTCGACGTCTGGGAACACTCCTACTACCACGACTACGGCCCGGCCCGCGGCGAGTTCGTCGACAACTTCTTCGAGGTCGTCGACTGGGAGGAGCCGGCCGCCCGCTACGAACAGGCCGTCGAACTGTTCGAATAG
- the upp gene encoding uracil phosphoribosyltransferase produces the protein MTIEDRDNAYLITHALAKDTLSRLRDVETEQVAFRKGLVKLGRICGYEVIDGAMGTEYVPVETPLAETTGERVKGLDDVVIINVLRAATPFVEGLLKAFPRAKQGIISAGRDETAGMNEDGEFPITIDYVKLPEIGADDTVIVADPMLATGSTMCAVLEHILAEADDFEDLFVLSAVSAPDGLVRVGKTFPEADLLTVAIDDRLDDDGFIVPGLGDAGDRAFRTT, from the coding sequence ATGACCATCGAGGACCGCGACAACGCGTACCTCATCACCCACGCGCTGGCGAAGGACACCCTCTCGCGGCTCCGGGACGTCGAGACCGAGCAGGTCGCCTTCCGGAAGGGACTGGTGAAGCTCGGCCGGATCTGCGGCTACGAGGTCATCGACGGCGCGATGGGAACCGAGTACGTGCCCGTCGAGACCCCGCTCGCGGAGACGACCGGCGAGCGCGTGAAGGGGCTCGACGACGTGGTGATAATCAACGTGCTCCGGGCGGCGACCCCCTTCGTCGAGGGACTTCTGAAGGCGTTCCCGCGGGCGAAACAGGGGATCATCTCCGCCGGGCGCGACGAGACCGCCGGCATGAACGAGGACGGCGAGTTCCCGATCACGATCGACTACGTGAAGCTGCCGGAGATCGGCGCGGACGACACCGTGATCGTCGCCGACCCGATGCTCGCGACCGGCTCGACGATGTGTGCCGTCCTCGAGCACATCCTCGCGGAGGCCGACGACTTCGAGGACCTGTTCGTGCTCTCGGCGGTCTCCGCGCCCGACGGGCTGGTCCGCGTCGGGAAGACCTTCCCCGAGGCGGACCTCCTGACGGTCGCCATCGACGACCGCCTCGACGACGACGGCTTCATCGTCCCCGGCCTCGGCGACGCCGGCGACCGCGCGTTCCGGACGACGTGA
- a CDS encoding OapC/ArvC family zinc-ribbon domain-containing protein: MPHQCIECGRTFPDGSKEMLSGCPDCGGNKFQFKPGGATDSPEPAADSGATAGSDPTPSSDPTPSSDPTPSSDPTPSSDPTPSSEPAPGLDSSPEADPEGPSSRSDPVGSDTADPDTGGPNARGPDTTDPVEGDAERIDDEQAEDTAQASARSDVVTPDELDRAAREGSSSAARDPAEGDAESMEPPASQPGVDELRDELNEQFESIKIVSPGQYELNLMELYDRQEYIISLQEDGRYVIEMPDAWGVTDE, encoded by the coding sequence ATGCCCCACCAGTGTATCGAGTGCGGCCGGACGTTCCCCGACGGCTCCAAGGAGATGCTGTCGGGGTGTCCCGACTGCGGGGGCAACAAGTTCCAGTTCAAGCCCGGCGGCGCGACCGACTCCCCGGAGCCCGCCGCCGACTCGGGGGCGACCGCGGGTTCCGATCCGACTCCGAGTTCCGATCCGACTCCGAGTTCCGATCCGACTCCGAGTTCCGATCCGACTCCGAGTTCCGATCCGACTCCGAGTTCCGAACCGGCTCCCGGTCTCGACTCGAGCCCAGAAGCCGACCCCGAGGGTCCATCGTCGCGGTCGGACCCGGTCGGATCGGACACGGCGGATCCGGACACTGGAGGCCCGAACGCGCGAGGCCCGGACACGACGGACCCCGTCGAGGGCGACGCCGAGCGAATCGACGACGAGCAGGCGGAGGACACCGCGCAGGCCAGCGCCCGCTCCGACGTCGTCACGCCGGACGAACTCGACCGCGCGGCTCGGGAAGGTTCCTCGAGCGCGGCTCGCGATCCCGCCGAGGGCGACGCCGAGTCGATGGAGCCGCCGGCGTCACAGCCCGGCGTCGACGAGCTCCGCGACGAGCTCAACGAGCAGTTCGAGAGCATCAAGATCGTGAGCCCGGGCCAGTACGAGCTCAACCTGATGGAGCTGTACGACCGCCAGGAGTACATCATCTCCTTACAGGAGGACGGCCGGTACGTCATCGAGATGCCGGACGCCTGGGGCGTCACGGACGAGTAG